GGAAGCCGGCGCCGACCCCGTCATGCGTGACACGCAGGATGCTTTCTTCGACCGTGTTTACTGGACGCCTGCCGCTGCTTCCGCCATCCGGCTGGGTCTTACCGAAGCGCTATCCCTCGCTATCGTTTATGACAGCGTCGTTCACGGATCGTGGATCTCGCTTCGCGATCGCACGCTGGCAAAAGCCGGACAGCCCTCAAAGGCGGGCGAGCGCGCATGGTCTCTCGCTTATGTCAGGGAGCGGCGAAACTGGCTCGCCATGCATTCGAATACATTGCTGCGCAAGACGATCTATCGCATGGAAGCGTTCGAGGCGCTCATCGCCGCGAAAAACTGGTCTCTCGCCTTGCCGATGACGGTGCGCGGTATTCGTATCGACGAACCGGCATTGGGATATCGGCCGCCCGTCACCGCTTCCGCCACTGACGTCACCACCCGCAATCTCCGCCTCACCAGCCCCCGCATGACCGGGAACGACGTGCGCGCGCTGGAAGCGGCGCTGGTGAAAGAAGGCTATGCCATCAATTGCGATGGCGTCTTTGATGAAGGGCTGGAAAAGGCGCTCAAATCCTTTCAACAGGATTATGGCCTCATTGCCGATGGGGTCGCCGGCCCCGCCACCCGCATCATGCTGGGTATTTAAGGCAAGAAAGCCGCGCCGCTCCCCCGCGACGATTTAGCGGTTTCGCCGCCCGTCTCCCCCGGATATATCTCAGGCGCCCGGCCGCCTTGCGGCCAGACACGGGAGCGGGATTCATGACGCGCAAACAGCGCCGTGCCACCTTTATCGCCGTCAGCCTTGGCATTTTGGCTCTGGCCGTCGGGCTGGTGCTCTATGCGATGCGGGATAGCATCGTCTACTTCTACAGCCCAAGCGACGTTGTCGAGAGAGGCGTGGAGCCCGGTCAGCGCATCCGTCTGGGCGGGCTGGTGGAAGAGGGTTCGCTGGAACAGCTCGGCGATGCTTATATCCGCTTCAACGTTACCGATTTCGCCGAAACGATCCCCGTGACCTATCGGGGCGTCTTGCCGGATCTGTTTCGCGAGGGGCAAGGCGTCGTCACCGAAGGCGCGCTGGATGGAACGGGCGCCTTCATCGCGGACAACGTCCTCGCGAAACACGACGAATACTATATGCCGCCTGAAGTTGCCGATGCTTTGAAGCGTACCGGTAATTGGCAGGGCGAAGGCGCGGAAGCCCCCCATTCGGAAACCTACGGGCAAGGCAGCTATCCATGATTGCTGAACTCGGCCATTTCGCGCTGGTGCTCGCGCTCGCGGTGTCGCTGGCGCAGATGGTCGTGCCGATGATCGGGGCGCAGCGGCGCGATGCAGCGCTGATGGCTGTGGCACAGCCGGCCGCCATTCTGCAGCTTGCCCTTGTCGGCTTCGCCTTCGCGGTCCTCGTATACGCTTTCGTGGTTTCCGATTTCTCGATCAAACTCGTCTACGACAATTCGCATTCCGCCAAGCCGATGATCTTCAAGGTGAGCGGCGTATGGGGAAACCATGAAGGATCCATGGTTCTCTGGGTGCTTATCCTGTCGCTCTTCGGCGCCATGGTCGCAGTGTTCGGAAGGAACCTGCCTGATACGCTGCGCTCCCGCGTTCTTGCGGTGCAGGCATCGATTGCGGTCGCCTTTCTTCTCTTCATCGTCTTCACGTCCAATCCGTTCATCCGTCTCGATCCCACGCCATTCGAGGGCAGGGGGCTCAATCCCTTGTTGCAGGATCGCGCGCTGGCTTTTCACCCACCCTGGCTCTATGCGGGCTATGTCGGCTTTTCGATGACGTTTTCCTTTGCCGTCGCCGCGCTGATGGAGGGCCGGGTCGATGCAGCCTGGGCGCGCTGGGTCCGGCCCTGGACCCTCGCCGCATGGCTCTCCCTCACCATCGGCATAGCCATGGGTTCATGGTGGGCCTATTACACGCTCGGCTGGGGCGGTTTCTGGTTCTGGGACCCGGTTGAAAACGCATCTTTGATGCCCTGGATTGCAGGCACCGCGCTTCTCCATTCGGCCATCGTCGCTGAAAAGCGCGGCGCTTTGAAAAGCTGGACTGTGCTCCTCGCCATCATTGCCTTCTCCCTGTCGCTGCTGGGCACCTTTCTTGTCCGGTCCGGCGTGCTTACCTCGGTCCACGCTTTCGCTGTCGATCCGGCACGCGGTGTGGTCATTCTCGGTATCCTCATTTTCTTCGTCGGCGGGTCGCTGGCACTCTACGCATGGCGCGCGCCGCTGCTCCAGGCAGGGGGCATCTTTGCGCCGATCAGCCGCGAAGGCGCGCTGCTGATGAACAATCTGTTGCTTGCCGCAGCCACCGCTTCCGTCTTCATCGGCACGCTCTATCCGCTGCTGCTCGATGCGGTTGCCGGTCAGAAGATCACAGTCGGTCCGCCCTTCTTCAATTTCACCTTTGTACCGATTTTTGTGCCCTTGCTCTGCCTCGTACCCATCGGTCCTTTCCTGAGCTGGAAGCGTGCCGATATTCGAGGCGCGGCGGAACGGCTGCTCGCAGCAGCCGGCCTCGCCTTCATCGCCTGCCTGGCGTCCTTCGCGGTCATGCATGATGGTCCCTGGCTTGCGCCCTTCGGTATGGCCTTGGCCGTCTGGCTCGTCGCAGGTGCCGTGTCCGAACTCGCATGGCGCACCAAGCTTTTTGCGACGCCTCTGCCGGAGAGCTTTGCCCGCGCCCGCCGCCTGCCGCGCGCCGCATGGGGAATGGCGCTCGCTCACGGCGGCCTCGGCATTGCGGTTGCAGGCATCGTCGGTATCACGGCATGGCGCACCGAACTCATCACCTCGCTCGCCCCTGGCGAAAGCGCGGAACTATCGGGTTACACCTTGACGCTCGAGCGCGTCGGTATGCGCGATGGTCCGAATTTCGTCGCCACGGTCGGCATCGTGCAGGTAGAGCGCGAAGGCCGGCCGGTCGCGACGCTGATGCCTGAGAAACGCCGCTTCCCGACGGAACGTCAGGAGAAGACCGAGGCGGCGATCCACACTAATTTCATCTCCGACCTCTATGTCGTGCTCGGCGAACCGGCGGCCGACGGCAAATGGGTGGTGCGCGCCTATCGCAATACGTTTGCCCCTCTGATCTGGATAGGCGGCATGATCATGGCGCTCGGTGGCGTCGTCTCGCTGACCGACAGGCGCCTCCGCGTCGGCGCTCCCGTTGCCGCGAAGGCCCGTACGCAACCATTACCGGCGGAGTGAGCCGATGTTCCGTTGGGTCACAGTCCTGTTTCTGGTACTTGCGCTGGCGGCGCCGGCCCATGCGGCGATCGATCCGGGGGAGCGCCTGGCCGATCCTGCGCTTGAAGCCCGCGCCCGCGACCTGTCAAAAGAACTTCGCTGTCTCGTCTGCCAGAACCAGTCCATTGACGATTCCGACGCCGAACTTGCCCAGGACCTGCGCCGGCTGGTCCGGCAGCGGCTCGCCGCCGGCGACAGCAATGCGGAAGTGCTCGATTATGTTGTCGAACGCTACGGCGAATTCGTCTTGATGACGCCCCGTTTCAAGCCATCTACCTGGGTGCTCTGGCTCGGGCCGCTCTCGGTTCTGCTGGTCGGTGGCGGAACCGTCTTTCTCGTACTCCACCGGCATCGTGGCCGCCGCGCAGACCCTGCGCTTACATCCGAGGAAGCCGCCCGCGTGGCCGCACTGATGGATGAGCGAAAACTGAACGGCTGATCCGTCATCTTTTTGCCTTACAGTCTTGTAATAGTTCGGACATGATTTGGTAAGGATCAAGACATGATCCTCTCTTCCAACATGGCCGCTCTCGCGTCCGCCTCAAGGCGGCGGCGTTGGAAGGGCGCAGCAGTTAACACGGGAGTGCAGCAATGCGGAATGAAAGCAATATCGGGCGGCAGAGGACGCTGGCGCTGGCAGTGGCGGGCGCACTCGTATTCGGCGCCTGGTCGTCCGGCGCCTTGGCGCAGGAGCCCCTGGACACGCGCTCAGCCGCGCCTGCGTCGACGGCCCTGGAAAATCTCCCGAGCTTCGCCGACCTCGTCGAGAAGGTGAACCCGGCTGTGGTCAGCATTCGTGTCGACGAGGAGGTTGCCGCCCGTAGCTCCGGTGTCCCCGATCTTCCGTTCCCGCCCGGCAGCCCCTTCGAGAAATTCTTCCGTGACATGCAGCCCCAGCAGGGCCCCGACGGCGCGCCGCCGCGCCGGCATGCTACAGCACTCGGCTCCGGATTTCTGATTTCCGCGGATGGCTTTGTGGTCACCAACAATCACGTCGTTGGCGACGGCAAGGACATCACTGTCGTTCGCAGCGACGGCAGCGAGATGAAGGCGAAACTCATCGGCCGGGATCCGAAGACGGATCTCGCGCTTGTGAAAGTCGAAAGCAAGGAACCTCTGCCTTACGTGGTGTTCGGCAATTCCGACAATGTGCGCGTGGGAGACTGGGTGCTCGCGGTCGGCAATCCCTTCGGCCTTGGAGGCACCGTCACCACCGGCATTGTTTCCGCGCGCGGCCGTGAAATAGGCGCTGGCCCCTATGACGATTTCATTCAGATCGATGCTTCGATCAACAAGGGAAATTCAGGCGGTCCGACCTTCGACGTCCGGGGTAATGTTGTGGGCGTCAACACGGCCATCTTTTCGCCCACTGGCGGCAGTGTCGGTATCGGCTTCGCCATTCCGTCCTCGATCGCGCAGAACGTCATCGCTCAGCTGAAGGAAGACGGAAAGGTCACGCGCGGCTGGCTCGGCGTCACCATTCAACAGGTTGACGAGGACGTCGCCTCCACGCTCGCCCTGGACAAGCCCCGTGGCGCGCTCGTCGCACAGGTTGCGGAAGACAGCCCCGCGAAGAAAGCCGGCATCCAGACGGGCGACGTCATTCTCAATGTTGACGGAAAAGAAATGGAAGACGTCCGTGCCGTCAGCCGCACGGTTGCGGATCTGCAGCCAGATACGCGCTCGCAGATCGTCCTGTGGCGCGATGGCAAGCGGAAAAACATCTCCGCGCAGATTGGCACCTTCCCCGAGGAGATCGCGGCCGCAGCGGCTTCGCCCACTGGGGAGGCGCC
Above is a window of Parvibaculum lavamentivorans DS-1 DNA encoding:
- a CDS encoding chitosanase, with the protein product MLSELQKEAAKAIVNIFETGAVRGDYARVTLLAGDSGHLTYGRAQTTLGSGNLHLLIKAYCEAPGAAYARACEPYLPRLADIDLRLDSDWTFRNLLKEAGADPVMRDTQDAFFDRVYWTPAAASAIRLGLTEALSLAIVYDSVVHGSWISLRDRTLAKAGQPSKAGERAWSLAYVRERRNWLAMHSNTLLRKTIYRMEAFEALIAAKNWSLALPMTVRGIRIDEPALGYRPPVTASATDVTTRNLRLTSPRMTGNDVRALEAALVKEGYAINCDGVFDEGLEKALKSFQQDYGLIADGVAGPATRIMLGI
- the ccmE gene encoding cytochrome c maturation protein CcmE, whose product is MTRKQRRATFIAVSLGILALAVGLVLYAMRDSIVYFYSPSDVVERGVEPGQRIRLGGLVEEGSLEQLGDAYIRFNVTDFAETIPVTYRGVLPDLFREGQGVVTEGALDGTGAFIADNVLAKHDEYYMPPEVADALKRTGNWQGEGAEAPHSETYGQGSYP
- a CDS encoding heme lyase CcmF/NrfE family subunit, coding for MIAELGHFALVLALAVSLAQMVVPMIGAQRRDAALMAVAQPAAILQLALVGFAFAVLVYAFVVSDFSIKLVYDNSHSAKPMIFKVSGVWGNHEGSMVLWVLILSLFGAMVAVFGRNLPDTLRSRVLAVQASIAVAFLLFIVFTSNPFIRLDPTPFEGRGLNPLLQDRALAFHPPWLYAGYVGFSMTFSFAVAALMEGRVDAAWARWVRPWTLAAWLSLTIGIAMGSWWAYYTLGWGGFWFWDPVENASLMPWIAGTALLHSAIVAEKRGALKSWTVLLAIIAFSLSLLGTFLVRSGVLTSVHAFAVDPARGVVILGILIFFVGGSLALYAWRAPLLQAGGIFAPISREGALLMNNLLLAAATASVFIGTLYPLLLDAVAGQKITVGPPFFNFTFVPIFVPLLCLVPIGPFLSWKRADIRGAAERLLAAAGLAFIACLASFAVMHDGPWLAPFGMALAVWLVAGAVSELAWRTKLFATPLPESFARARRLPRAAWGMALAHGGLGIAVAGIVGITAWRTELITSLAPGESAELSGYTLTLERVGMRDGPNFVATVGIVQVEREGRPVATLMPEKRRFPTERQEKTEAAIHTNFISDLYVVLGEPAADGKWVVRAYRNTFAPLIWIGGMIMALGGVVSLTDRRLRVGAPVAAKARTQPLPAE
- a CDS encoding cytochrome c-type biogenesis protein, which produces MFRWVTVLFLVLALAAPAHAAIDPGERLADPALEARARDLSKELRCLVCQNQSIDDSDAELAQDLRRLVRQRLAAGDSNAEVLDYVVERYGEFVLMTPRFKPSTWVLWLGPLSVLLVGGGTVFLVLHRHRGRRADPALTSEEAARVAALMDERKLNG
- a CDS encoding DegQ family serine endoprotease, producing MRNESNIGRQRTLALAVAGALVFGAWSSGALAQEPLDTRSAAPASTALENLPSFADLVEKVNPAVVSIRVDEEVAARSSGVPDLPFPPGSPFEKFFRDMQPQQGPDGAPPRRHATALGSGFLISADGFVVTNNHVVGDGKDITVVRSDGSEMKAKLIGRDPKTDLALVKVESKEPLPYVVFGNSDNVRVGDWVLAVGNPFGLGGTVTTGIVSARGREIGAGPYDDFIQIDASINKGNSGGPTFDVRGNVVGVNTAIFSPTGGSVGIGFAIPSSIAQNVIAQLKEDGKVTRGWLGVTIQQVDEDVASTLALDKPRGALVAQVAEDSPAKKAGIQTGDVILNVDGKEMEDVRAVSRTVADLQPDTRSQIVLWRDGKRKNISAQIGTFPEEIAAAAASPTGEAPAAGTTESLGLALTRSPEGVMVQSVDPASDAAEKGVRPGDIIVKVSGKDVTEPADVVARVAEAGKADKNSVLLLLRTDNQQRFVALTLEKS